The following proteins come from a genomic window of Paramisgurnus dabryanus chromosome 19, PD_genome_1.1, whole genome shotgun sequence:
- the satb1a gene encoding DNA-binding protein SATB1a — protein MDHLASTSNNHAPVLSEPSYPPCKMARLENAKDLPVSGVTPVSLASKQTTLSHTTKGKGSKLLPVFCVVEHGDVPPSERKRSEHAEFVLLRKDLLFNQITEAALQDLGYTHTAAALATGQVQVGHWNPVALSSVTDTSDATVGDMLEDLYHVITLRIKLNRVSKLEDLPAEQWTHSTVRNALKELLKDMNQSSLAKECPLSQSMISSVVNGTYYASISAVRCQEFGQWYKHYKRTKSMMGEMERPGNQLSSSSQPTVYQKPTESNGAEPHSVVQMQAGMPGLVMAQLLSQQHAMSQLLTRAHTHQHGAYPTPLKTPPKCNVSPPTVTQCPSPVTDVSPEIYQWVREELKRAGVSQAVFARVAINRTQGLLSEILRKEEDPRCASQSLLVNLRAMQGFLQLPQSQRDSIYLEERERNINSSYSTSATSPLPMQANISPVAKEFVVKVECDGFGIHSGIYDEIQQEMRRAKVSQAMFAKVSAGKSQGWLCELLRWKEEPSPQNRTLWENLTLIRQFLNLSQSERDAIYDQESYTGQTLTRALSEPLQAIPHAAPLKQHQQLLQIVPQHIKPFPLQQLTTESYSDTTQMGPSLRGTSLPPEAHAILQSFIQEVGLHPDQEAIHTLSAQLGVAKETVRCFFNGRNWHSEKENDKREETDRNEKSEDDYMEAQEDGECRDTKTNIQRTEEIKITGTDGIGMVEQNASTQTRFIITIKEEELPCKEELDGSPAYCQFINS, from the exons ATGGACCATTTAGCAAGCACTAGTAACAACCATGCACCAGTTCTCAGTGAACCATCCTATCCTCCCTGTAAAATGGCCCGTTTGGAGAATGCTAAAGACTTACCTGTATCTGGTGTGACACCCGTGAGCCTGGCCTCAAAGCAAACAACATTATCACACACCACCAAAGGCAAAG GCTCCAAATTGCTACCTGTGTTCTGTGTAGTGGAACATGGTGATGTCCCTCCCTCTGAGAGGAAGCGATCAGAGCACGCTGAATTTGTGTTGTTGAGGAAAGACCTGCTGTTCAACCAGATTACAGAAGCAGCATTACAAGATCTGGGGTACACACACACTGCAGCTGCACTGGCTACAG GTCAGGTTCAAGTTGGCCATTGGAACCCTGTAGCCCTATCTAGTGTGACAGACACCTCTGATGCAACAGTAGGAGACATGCTTGAAGACCTTTATCATGTCATCACCTTAAGAATAAAGCTAAACAG GGTTTCTAAATTAGAGGACTTGCCTGCTGAGCAGTGGACTCATTCTACTGTCAGAAATGCCCTCAAGGAGCTGCTCAAAGACATGAATCAGAGTTCATTGGCTAAAGAGTGTCCATTATCACAG agcaTGATTTCATCAGTGGTAAATGGCACTTACTATGCCAGCATCTCTGCTGTGAGATGTCAGGAGTTTGGCCAGTGGTACAAACACTACAAAAGGACCAAGTCTATGATGG GTGAGATGGAGAGACCGGGCAATCAACTCTCATCCTCTAGCCAACCCACTGTCTACCAGAAACCCACAGAAAGTAATGGGGCGGAGCCACACAGTGTTGTACAGATGCAAGCTGGAATGCCTGGTTTAGTAATGGCTCAGCTCCTCTCACAGCAGCATGCCATGTCTCAGCTGCTCACACGTGCTCACACGCACCAACATGGGGCTTATCCCACACCACTAAAGACTCCGCCGAAGTGCAATGTGTCCCCGCCCACAGTAACCCAATGTCCCTCTCCTGTCACTGATGTATCACCTGAAATTTACCAATGGGTTCGCGAGGAGCTAAAGAGAGCAGGGGTTTCCCAAGCAGTGTTTGCACGAGTGGCCATTAATAGGACTCAg GGCTTACTTTCAGAGATTTTGCGCAAAGAGGAGGACCCACGTTGTGCATCTCAGTCTCTTTTAGTGAACCTCAGAGCCATGCAAGGATTCCTGCAGCTGCCGCAGAGCCAGAGAGACTCCATCTATTTGGAGGAGAGAGAACGTAACATCAACAGTAGCTACAGCACAAGCGCCACCTCTCCTCTTCCTATGCAG GCAAACATTTCACCTGTTGCCAAGGAGTTTGTAGTGAAAGTGGAGTGTGATGGTTTTGGAATACACTCTGGAATCTATGACGAAATACAGCAGGAAATGAGACGAGCTAAAGTGTCACAGGCCATGTTCGCCAAAGTCTCTGCAGGCAAAAGCCAG ggcTGGCTGTGTGAGCTGCTACGCTGGAAAGAGGAACCATCACCTCAGAATCGTACATTGTGGGAAAATCTTACTTTGATACGTCAGTTCCTAaatctcagccaatcagagcgaGATGCCATATACGACCAAGAGAGTTATACAGGGCAGACACTCACAAGAGCTCTAAGTGAACCACTGCAG GCGATACCACATGCGGCACCTCTAAAGCAGCACCAACAACTACTTCAGATTGTACCTCAACACATCAAACCCTTCCCACTGCAACAACTCACCACTGAAAGTTACAGTGATACAACTCAGATGGGCCCAAGTCTTAGAGGCACATCTTTACCACCAGAAGCCCATGCAATCCTACAAAGTTTTATTCAGGAAGTGGGACTACATCCAGATCAAGAGGCAATTCATACACTATCTGCTCAGCTGGGTGTGGCCAAAGAGACTGTCCGCTGCTTTTTCAATGGTCGCAACTGGCATAGTGAGAAGGAAAATGACAAGAGAGAAGAAACGGACAGGAATGAGAAAAGTGAAGATGATTACATGGAGGCACAAGAAGATGGAGAATGCAGGGATACAAAGACAAATATTCAGAGGACAGAGGAGATCAAAATAACAGGGACAGATGGCATTGGTATGGTGGAGCAGAACGCATCTACACAAACTCGTTTCATTATTACTATTAAAGAGGAGGAGCTCCCTTGTAAGGAGGAGCTTGATGGAAGCCCCGCCTACTGCCAATTTATAAActcctaa
- the tbc1d5 gene encoding TBC1 domain family member 5: MQHPNFETRHPLQSDEQETGYDPLQNYNKNIEKESLDVPAESTFVSYRKEWDDLFQNSNYLARIRQAGINGRLRSSRFRSICWKLYLDVLPEDKSQWIRRTKALRAQYEKIKETHITNPRKAAGQQDLVVNNPLSQDEGSLWNKFFQDKELRGMIKQDVLRTFPEILYFQQEDVRTKLTDILFCYARENEQLLYKQGMHELLAPIVFVLHCDHQTFQHASETANPSEEMNVILDPTFHEHDAYAMFSQLMETAEPWFSSFERQVRKGKEEMLTSIPFARPQDTGPSVAIVTKVNRIQDQLLKKHDIELYMHLNRLEIAPQIYGIRWVRLLFGREFSLQDLLVVWDALFADSITLDLVDYVFVAMLLYIRDALIASNFQTCLGLLMHYPPIGDIHSLLLKALFLRDPKNNPRPVNYQFQQNLDYYKTRGADLVNKTRAGTKAPPLNINKVSSSLISFGRKLIAPMGGGSSGFSPINSEVISAPPPQAPVPHPLAEPPTCTAPSNTQMRSQPFPQTYHQHRLLKSESMPVHLSKDAGSCGASQISLPAQIHSDTPGHTPRMVSSSPSSESLSGGLDHTMSSPPLPVSRGGRDSNTSSPPSSATRKDSFFNISRSRSHSKTINKKDAEELEAQVSFLQGQINDLEAMSKYCAKMMNMHIGKIQDVILQEHLEKEDEVLVSLAGLKQIKDILKGALRFNQSQLESEENEEITIADDHYCSLQYSTLKDQSDPDGLSTNTDDSTNSQIKEPQHHSQQEAETVAEKEEEEKVLTTASVPLIPESQAAEGRNWDDYILISQDGEPSESEEQTAARTAPLYKNAHVLNKADFQDPLMGATSGSSSPDDGSTNSKDSDFTIVNPTDL; the protein is encoded by the exons ATGCAGCACCCAAATTTCGAAACGCGACACCCGCTGCAGTCGGACGAGCAGGAGACTGGTTACGACCCTCTACAAAACTACAACAAGAACATTGAAA AAGAGTCACTGGATGTTCCTGCCGAATCTACGTTTGTGTCATACAG AAAAGAGTGGGACGATTTGTTCCAGAACAGTAACTACCTGGCGAGGATCAGACAGGCAGGCATTAATGGACGATTACGCAGCAGTCGTTTTCGGAGCATATGCTGGAAG CTTTATCTGGATGTCCTGCCAGAAGATAAGAGCCAGTGGATCAGGCGAACCAAGGCACTCCGAGCTCAGTACGAGAAGATCAAGGAGACT CACATTACAAACCCTCGCAAAGCTGCAGGACAACAGGACCTGGTTGTGAACAACCCGCTGTCACAGGACGAGGGG AGTCTATGGAATAAGTTCTTTCAGGATAAGGAGCTCAGAGGAATGATCAAACAGGATGTCTTACGAAC GTTTCCAGAGATATTGTATTTCCAGCAAGAGGATGTCAGGACGAAGCTGACTGACATTCTTTTCTGTTACGCACGAGAGAACGAGCAGCTTTTgtataaacag GGCATGCATGAGTTGTTGGCTCCTATAGTGTTTGTTCTGCACTGTGACCACCAGACGTTTCAGCATGCAAGTGAGACGGCCAATCCCAG TGAAGAAATGAATGTCATTCTGGATCCAACCTTTCATGAACATGATGCCTA TGCCATGTTTTCTCAACTTATGGAAACAGCCGAGCCCTGGTTCAGTAGTTTTGAGCGGCAGGTCAGAAAG GGCAAAGAGGAAATGTTGACCAGCATCCCCTTTGCAAGACCACAGGACACTGGCCCGTCTGTTGCCATAGTGACCAAAGTCAACCGAATTCAGGACCAGCTATTAAAGAAACACGACATTGAACTATACATGCACCTTAACAGATTAGAGATAGCGCCTCAGATCTATGGCAT TCGCTGGGTTCGACTGCTGTTTGGTCGTGAGTTTTCTTTGCAGGATCTGTTGGTGGTGTGGGATGCTCTTTTTGCAGACAGCATCACATTAGACCTGGTGGACTATGTGTTTGTTGCGATGCTTCTGTACATCAGAGATGCAT TGATCGCTAGTAACTTTCAGACGTGTCTCGGCCTTCTGATGCACTACCCTCCGATCGGAGACATCCACTCACTTCTGCTGAAAGCACTGTTCCTCAGAGATCCTAAG AATAATCCTCGGCCAGTAAACTATCAGTTCCAGCAGAACCTCGACTACTACAAAACAAGAGGGGCCGATCTAGTCAACAAGACTCg GGCCGGCACAAAAGCACCACCTCTCAACATTAATAAAGTGTCCAGTTCTCTTATCAGTTTTGGCCGAAAGCTCATCGCTCCAATGGGAGGCGGCTCTAGCGGTTTTTCGCCAATTAACAGTGAGGTGATATCAGCTCCTCCCCCTCAAGCTCCAGTGCCACACCCGTTGGCTGAGCCTCCCACTTGCACCGCCCCCTCCAACACCCAGATGAGATCGCAGCCATTTCCACAAACATATCATCAGCATCGACTTCTGAAGTCAGAAAGCATGCCTGTGCACCTCAGCAAAG ATGCAGGTTCTTGTGGAGCCTCTCAAATATCTCTCCCAGCCCAGATTCATTCTGATACCCCAG GCCACACCCCTAGGATGGTTAGCTCCTCCCCTAGCAGTGAAAGTCTGTCTGGTGGGCTGGACCATACGATGTCTTCCCCTCCTCTTCCTGTGTCAAGAGGGGGGCGAGACTCCAACACATCGTCTCCCCCCTCTTCCGCCACGAGGAAAGACTCTTTCTTTAATATTAGTCGCTCACGGTCGCACAGTAAAACCATAAATAAGAAAGACGCG GAGGAGCTGGAAGCCCAGGTGTCATTTTTACAAGGTCAGATTAATGATCTAGAGGCTATGAGTAAATACTGCGCCAAGATGATGAACATGCACATCG GCAAAATTCAAGATGTGATACTTCAGGAGCATCTGGAGAAGGAAGATGAAGTTCTGGTGTCACTTGCTGGACTCAAACAG ATTAAGGACATCCTTAAGGGTGCGCTCAGGTTCAACCAGAGCCAGCTGGAGTCGGAGGAGAACGAGGAGATCACCATAGCTGACGATCACTACTGTTCTTTACAATATAGCACACTAAAAGACCAGAGTGATCCAGACGGCTTGTCCACAAACACAGATGATTCGACAAACAGTCAAATAAAGGAACCACAGCACCACAGTCAGCAAGAAGCCGAAACGGTAGCAGAGAAAGAAGAAGAGGAGAAGGTTTTGACCACTGCGAGTGTTCCCTTGATACCTGAGTCCCAG GCCGCTGAAGGGAGAAACTGGGATGACTACATCTTGATATCCCAGGATGGAGAGCCGTCCGAGAGTGAGGAGCAAACCGCAGCCCGCACAGCACCGCTTTATAAGAATGCGCACGTCCTAAACAAAGCAGATTTTCAAGACCCTTTGATGGGAGCCACATCAGGATCATCCAGTCCAGATGATGGGAGCACTAACAGCAAAGACTCTGACTTTACTATTGTAAACCCTACTGACCTTTGA